A genome region from Setaria italica strain Yugu1 chromosome III, Setaria_italica_v2.0, whole genome shotgun sequence includes the following:
- the LOC101757532 gene encoding uncharacterized protein LOC101757532 encodes MKPWPSRAPLHSPLLYKPDPVRRQNHQPVPSQPSCSLFLTFSGRPLHLRINHRGRSSIRETSTAHTMDRFILAFLLLLLASAAAVEGRMVRSVFDDGKPMNRSGVRLLIGPDACQRTCDQVRFKAICRGLAKLPGVSTPRQLLLASMRVAAQKAKEAKARVEAYGARSHEGGPMVSIISTCRKGYDDVAQSLEETRALIEAQGTQFVGFNSKVSDALTSASDCDTAFEDFPDIPSPFAAVQKNVFRVVDNVLNIAVVVQQAEAQLPNAHVPQAH; translated from the coding sequence ATGAAGCCATGGCCAAGCCGTGCCCCCCTCCACTCGCCTCTCCTATATAAACCAGATCCCGTCCGGAGGCAGAACCATCAACCAGTACCTTCTCAGCCTTCGTGTTCCCTGTTTCTCACCTTCTCAGGCCGCCCTCTACACCTCCGAATAAACCACCGAGGGCGGTCATCAATAAGAGAGACGAGCACGGCACACACCATGGATCGGTTCAtcctcgccttcctcctcctcctcctcgcctccgcggccgccgtcgaggGCCGCATGGTCCGGTCCGTCTTCGACGACGGCAAGCCCATGAACAGGTCCGGGGTCCGCCTGCTGATCGGCCCGGACGCGTGCCAGCGGACATGCGACCAGGTGCGCTTCAAGGCGATCTGCCGAGGCCTGGCGAAGCTCCCCGGGGTGTCGACGCCCCGGCAGCTGCTGCTGGCGTCGAtgcgggtggcggcgcagaAGGCGAAGGAGGCCAAGGCCCGGGTGGAGGCGTACGGGGCGAGGTCGCACGAGGGCGGGCCGATGGTGTCCATCATCTCCACCTGCCGCAAGGGCTACGACGACGTGGCGCAGTCGCTGGAGGAGACGCGGGCGCTCATCGAGGCGCAGGGCACCCAGTTCGTCGGCTTCAACAGCAAGGTGTCGGACGCCCTCACGAGCGCCAGCGACTGCGACACCGCCTTCGAGGACTTTCCGGACATCCCGTCGCCCTTCGCCGCCGTGCAGAAGAACGTCTTCCGCGTCGTTGACAACGTCCTCAacatcgccgtcgtcgtgcaGCAGGCCGAGGCGCAACTCCCCAACGCGCACGTGCCGCAGGCCCACTGA
- the LOC101758346 gene encoding probable polygalacturonase At1g80170: MARAAAAVPLLLAAVVAVLLPDAADSRTLLTLDDFGAVGDGVANDTKAFADAWAAACAAGDSVILNVPAGKAFQIWPLTLAGPCGSEIKLLISGNIVAPESPSDWGPGDRTQWLHFHQVQNLKVTGGGIIDGRGRQWWARSSCQEKKNCTAQPAPKAVHFEDCQGISVLGITLQNSQQHHLTFTRCSHVKANYLRVTSPENSINTNGIHLVDSRNVHVMDSLISTGDDCVSIVGSCTDVRLRAISCGPGHGISIGFLGVNNSVDYVEKIKVDTLFISNAQNGVRIRTTKIGGGGFARKVKFGSIIMKNVTNPIIVDQGNFSDLADSSEARAAATGVQVEKINYIDIRGTSASEHAVTFSCSDAMPCRRLSLTNVNLTRVDGRNASSYCHKAFGRSIGTVIPESCLSKEDYVQHVPRHSEEDEADSDS, encoded by the exons atggcgcgggcggcggctgccgtGCCGCTTCTGCTCGCGGCCGTCGTCGCGGTCCTCCTGCCGGACGCCGCCGACTCCCGCACCCTCCTCACGCTCGACGActtcggcgccgtcggcgacggcgtcgcCAACGACACCAAG GCCTTCGCCGACGCCTGGGCGGCCGcgtgcgccgccggcgacagcgTCATCCTCAACGTGCCCGCCGGCAAGGCCTTCCAGATCTGGCCGCTCACGCTCGCCGGGCCCTGCGGCAGCGAGATCAAGCTGCTC ATTTCCGGGAACATCGTCGCGCCGGAGAGCCCCAGCGACTGGGGGCCGGGGGACCGCACGCAGTGGCTCCACTTCCACCAGGTCCAGAACCTGAAGGtgaccggcggcggcatcatCGACGGCAGGGGGCGGCAGTGGTGGGCGCGGTCGTCGTGCCAGGAGAAGAAG AATTGCACCGCGCAGCCTGCTCCCAAG GCGGTTCACTTTGAGGACTGTCAAGGGATCAGCGTGCTGGGCATTACCTTGCAGAACAGCCAGCAGCACCACCTGACGTTCACCCGGTGCTCACACGTCAAGGCCAATTACCTGAGGGTGACCTCGCCGGAGAACAGCATCAACACTAATGGAATCCACCTCGTTGACTCGAGAAATGTTCACGTCATGGATAGCCTCATCTCCACAG GTGATGACTGTGTCTCGATAGTGGGCAGCTGCACCGATGTTCGCCTAAGAGCCATCTCATGCGGACCTGGTCATGGCATCAG TATTGGATTTTTAGGAGTAAACAACTCCGTTGATTATGTGGAGAAGATCAAAGTTGACACCTTGTTCATCTCAAACGCCCAGAATGGTGTGCGCATCCGGACCACCAAG aTTGGTGGCGGTGGTTTCGCCCGCAAGGTGAAATTCGGGAGCATCATCATGAAGAACGTCACCAATCCTATCATCGTCGATCAGGGAAACTTCTCCGATCTGGCAGATTCATCTGAAGCACGG GCTGCAGCGACAGGCGTGCAGGTGGAGAAGATCAACTACATCGACATCAGGGGCACGTCGGCGTCGGAGCACGCGGTCACGTTCTCGTGCAGCGACGCCATGCCGTGCAGGCGCCTGTCGCTTACCAACGTGAACCTGACCCGGGTGGACGGGCGCAACGCGTCGTCTTACTGCCATAAGGCGTTCGGGAGGAGCATCGGCACCGTCATCCCGGAGTCCTGCCTCTCCAAGGAGGATTACGTCCAGCACGTCCCACGGCATTCTGAAGAAGACGAAGCAGATTCAGATTCCTGA
- the LOC101757928 gene encoding probable polygalacturonase At1g80170 yields the protein MAASLPPPPALALAALAAAAAILLLCGAGAAEARVLLTLDDFGAVGDGIANDTQAFLDAWAAACDSSEQAVLAVPVGKAYRIWPVQLYGPCKRKLKLLISGSIVAPASPDEWAGRDPMKWLYIYGVDGLSVSGGGTIDGSGQQWWASTCKRKKTPPCYSGPRPKTVHFEECRGVSVQGVTLQNGQQFHLTFTRCSDVKASFLRVIAPGDSPNTDGVHLNSSSHVQITDNLISTGDDCVSMVGNCSDVRVKDISCGPGHGISIGSLGKNRTTDMVENVKVDTCFLTNTTNGVRIKSWQGGMGFARDLRFESIVMKNVSNPIIIDQYYCDQPTPCANQTRAVEVRKVEFAGIRGTSATAQAISIACSDAVPCQDLELKNVNLTLEGGGHATASCYRASGKTAGAVVPPSCLAKS from the exons ATGGCTGCGTccttgccaccaccaccagcgctcgcgctcgcggccctggcggcggcggcggcgattctCCTCCtgtgcggcgccggcgccgccgaggcccgCGTCCTCCTCACGCTCGACGActtcggcgccgtcggcgatggCATTGCCAACGACACCCAG GCATTCCTGGACGCGTGGGCCGCGGCGTGCGACTCCAGCGAGCAGGCCGTGCTCGCCGTGCCGGTCGGCAAGGCCTACCGGATCTGGCCGGTGCAGCTCTACGGGCCCTGCAAGAGGAAGCTCAAGCTGCTG ATTTCCGGCTCCATCGTCGCGCCGGCGAGCCCGGACGAGTGGGCGGGGCGGGACCCGATGAAGTGGCTCTACATATACGGCGTCGACGGCCTGTccgtcagcggcggcggcaccatcgACGGCTCCGGGCAGCAGTGGTGGGCGAGCACCTGCAAGCGCAAGAAGACCCCG CCTTGCTACTCGGGGCCTCGTCCAAAG ACGGTGCACTTCGAGGAGTGCCGGGGCGTGAGCGTGCAGGGCGTGACGCTGCAGAACGGGCAGCAGTTCCACCTGACGTTCACGCGGTGCTCCGACGTGAAGGCCAGCTTCCTCCGGGTGATCGCGCCGGGGGACAGCCCCAACACCGACGGCGTCCACCTCAACTCCTCCTCCCACGTCCAGATCACGGACAACCTCATCTCCACAG GTGACGATTGCGTCTCCATGGTCGGCAATTGCTCTGACGTCCGTGTAAAAGACATCTCATGTGGGCCTGGCCATGGTATCAG CATCGGAAGCCTCGGCAAGAACCGGACCACCGACATGGTCGAGAACGTGAAGGTCGACACCTGCTTCCTCACCAACACCACCAACGGCGTACGGATCAAGAGCTGGCAG GGCGGCATGGGCTTCGCGCGGGACCTGCGGTTCGAGAGCATCGTGATGAAGAACGTCTCCAACCCCATAATCATCGACCAGTACTACTGCGACCAGCCCACGCCATGCGCGAACCAGACGCGGGCGGTGGAGGTGCGCAAGGTGGAGTTCGCGGGCATCCGGGGCACGTCGGCGACGGCGCAGGCGATCAGCATCGCGTGCAGCGACGCCGTGCCGTGCCAGGACCTGGAGCTCAAGAACGTCAACCTGACGCTGGAGGGCGGCGGCCACGCCACCGCGTCCTGCTACCGGGCGTCCGGGAAGACCGCCGGCGCCGTGGTCCCGCCGTCCTGCCTCGCCAAGTCCTGA